The nucleotide window TTAAAGATGTGTCacattatacaaaaaagaaatttttactGCAATAAGAACGCctcaaaatatacaaatgaaaaCCGAGACACAAGAACAATtaatggaaatggaaaatgaaattaaacggAAAATTTTGTAGAATTACAAGAGATTTTACTGAATTGAGTAACTGGAAATCCACagaatttcgacaattttcgtTATATAGTGGAATATTTGTTTTGAAGGGATGTGTTCACGAAAATTTTTACTACCACTTCCTTTTATTGCATGCCGGAATTCGACTTCTCTCTTGTGAGAGGTCATCTAATATAGGTATTAAAATAGCAGAAGAAATTTTTAAGCATTTCGTAAAACTGTTTTCAGAATTACATGGTAGTCATTTGATTAGTTTTAATGTTCATGGTCTGCTTCATTTAGGTGATTGTGTGAGACAGTATGGTCCGCTAGATAGTTTTTCCGCCTATaagtttgaaaattatatgcaaCAATTGAAAAAGGTTATTAGAAAACCGGAtaaaattttgcaacaaattaaaaatagatatttagAACAAAACGACTTTGTAGATTCCAGTAAAATTTGTAGATTTGGTTCttttatacttaattataaCAAGGATAAGGATAGTTATTGTTTCAGTAAAAAACGGGACCAATAAAACTGATCGGTGAACATGTTGACACACATGTTTTTATAGGCGTCGTTTTAGTAGACTTAGAATCTTATTTCGAAGAACCAGTGGATTCAAAAGAAGGTTTAGGTATTCTAGTAGGTAGTTTGTCTGAAAATGAAGTAGTAATAAGTAGGAACgaaattaaatataagtatttttgcaTACCGTatgaaaataagtatttattagtACCAATTTTTCATCATCTTTTTAAtgacttttattaatattattttagatgGAGGACATATTTGAGATTGCCTCAGACGCTGTCATCACCGAAGGtaataaattgtatacaaatttgagataaaaacttcatatatattttatttgcagagACAGTCATAGAAAGGCGTCGTTTTTCGATGACTCACGACCCAGGCAACGTATTACAAGAGGTGTCCCCAAACAATGAACAAGGtaagcatatatatacatatattatttttaaatgatatatttaaataaattatttttggagttATCCAGAGACATTAGGACAAtacgagatatatatatatatatttggcgtaggaaccgctttaagcgattatagccgaatccaccagagcgcgccactcattcctcctttttgctttttggcgccaactggaaacaccaagtgaagccaggtcactttgcacttggtctttccaccggagtggaggtcgtcctcttccgcggcttcctccagcgggtactgcatcgaatactttcagagctggagtgttttcttccatccgtacaacatgacctagccagcgtagccgctgtctttttattcgctgaactatgtcaatgtcgtcgtataaatcgtacagctcatcgttccatcgtctgcggtattcgctgttgccaatgtttagaggaccataaatctagcgcaaaacctttctctcgaaaaccccaagagtcgtctcatcggatgttgtcatcgtccacgcttcagcgccatacatcaggacgggaataatgagcgacttatagagtttgattttggttcgtcgagagaggactttacttttcaattgcctactcagtccaaagtagcacctgttggcaagagtgattctgcgttggatttcaaggctgacattgttggtgttgttaatgctggttcccagataaacgatcgatcgtcttgtcctcattcaccaccagacccatacgcttcgcttcttcatctagtctggaaaacgcagaacaaacggcacggttgttgcttccgatgatatcaatatcatcggcatacgccaggagctgtacactcttgtagaagattgtaccctctctatttagttctgcagctcgtattattttttccagcaatagattgaagaagtcgcacgatagtgagtcaccctgtctgaagcctcgtttggtatcgaacggctcggagaggtccttcccgatcctgacggagcttttggtgttgctcaacgtcagcttacatagccgtatcagttttgcagggataccaaattcagacatcgcggcataaaggcagctccttttcgtgctatcgaaggcagctttaaaatcgataaaaagatggtgagtatcgcttcttctctctcgggtcttttccaagatttggcgcattgtgaatatctggttcattgtagattttccaggtctaaagccacactgataaggtccaatcagttcgttgacggtgggctttagtctttcacacaatacgctcgacaaaaccttatatgcgatattgaggagacttataccacggtagttggcgcagattgtggggtctcccttcttgtggtttgggcagagcacactaagattccaatcgtcaggcacgctttcttccgaccatattctacaaagaagctgatgcatgcaaaTTAATTTCTTGACCTTATGTAaaaggtttttaataaataaaaaacgagtGTTTAGTCAAGCGACCGAAAAACGTCCGAGTCTTGGAAGAGACTGTCcgttttatctttattttacttacttttatacAATCCTGTTCTTAAGGCTAAgtacaaatattcttacaaTCTAATAGTCATCTTTTAAACATATGTTCCACTTTAGATGCGCTACATGTGGTAAATGAAAGGttcatcttacaatctaatgtgtGTGACGAATGTCCACTTAAGACCACGTGTGGTAAGTGAAAAGatcatcttacaatctaatgtgtACAACGAGTGTGTAACACGATTCTTAATAGTAGATGTGCGAATGACATATTGGACACATTTGTTTCGTAGTTCAAATTGTAAATATCTTATCGGTGGTGTTAACTCCCCCACCTCTAAATTGAAGCGTCCCGATTCAAAGAGGAATAGTACTTGATCCTTTCCATCATTTGATCAATAGGTTGGGCTTGCTCTTGCATTGGAATTTGTTCAATGTTAACTTTAACTTGTGtgctcttatttttttttgtatttacaggTTATCAATATTACTACTATAAGGCCCACAATTGTTATCAGACAGTAATttatcattttacttttttttgcctCATGTCTGAGTTCTGTtatttcttgaatatttttaatgttttgaaaatgtatttcttcCATACTTAAATTCTTTGTGATTGTAATATTAATTACCTTAACTGGATTTGGTAATAATTTCATAGTGAGAGGTTTACGATGTCTATAGactaaattatcaattttaacattacatttttcaaatcttattaaataattaccgTTAATAGTAAAGTTATTAGAATTACAGTTATGATaaatggtttttattttttgcattgattacataaatatgGTTTGTATccatttctattaattttgatTGGTTAACATTTTGAGCCTAAAAGATTTTAAGATTTGATATTATCTTTATGAAttgttctgtttctgttttgtattttaattttatttcctaagtcttctactactatttgttttttatatttggggtttaatttatttctttctccaaatattttctcatatattatatCTCCCCTTTGATAGCTTTTTTGAAGCCTTTTCTTGTTATGATATTCCAGCATTTTTTCTTGGGCATTCTGTAACACATCTTTCATATTTTGGTGTggttctttattaaataaaatagtgcaGGGCTGTTTGCCTGTTACTGaatgaattgttttattgtacTGTTGAACTGCTCTCATAATTGATTCAAAATTACCTATTAAGCTGTGTTCTTGTTTTAAACATCTAGAAATTTCTATTAGTGTTGAATGAActctttctatttgtccattacTTGTACTGTGGCGTGgtgtacaataataaatttgtatgtttatccTCTCCATTAAAGACTTGAACTGTATCGTACTTAAGCCTGGTTCATTATCGATAACTATACTTTTAACATCTGGAAATGTTTGTAATAGTTCTAAaactttttcttctaaatttgatttatcctCTATATATTTGACtattagaaattttgaatatgaatCAATACACGtaagaaatttaagttttcgtGCGAAAAAGATATCTATATGAAGTTGTTCTCCCTCTTTCTCTGGTATTGGTGCTTCCCCTATTGGGATTAATTTCGGATGTCtttcgtatttattattattacatatgttACAATTTTTCGCATATTGCTTAAACTGTTTTATCATTAAAGGCCAATAATACTGCTGCCTAATTTGTGCTAAATTTTCCCTATAATTTCTATGTGCTCTATTGTGTGTTTGCTCAATTATCGTTCCCTGATCTTCTTTATTGCTTATATCGTTAGGGAATAGCTTAGTATATAGAAATTTTACTGTGGGAAATGTAtccttcaaaatgttttttatagcaTATAGCACCTCAGGTGTGCAAAATATTCCTGTAACTACTTTTGGGCTCACATATTCTTTTAGAATATCAATTATGTTTTCTGGTCTATCATACTCAATTAGAAAtcgtttattattaaaagaggaAATCGTCTCTAAGACAGTAATTCTTGCTCCATTATCAATTACTATTTGTTGCTTAAAGTGATTCAaaggtttttttgtttcaagaaTTTGATACTCATCGCTACTTTCTGCAGAGTGTTGGGTTTCTATTAGTGAATCACCTGAGTCGCTCGACTCACATgaactatttaaattatttaagatttGTCTTGATAGTGCATCAGCAACTACATTTGTTGTCCctggtttataaattatttttggagaaaACTCCTCTATAAAAGCTCTCcatcttttcattttcacattAGGATTTTTTTCGGACATTGCAAATGCTAGTGGTTGATGATCCGTGTGAATTTCTAAATCTTTTACTGCATAAAGGTAATGGCGTAATGCTTTTAATGCCCAAACTATGGCGAATAATTCTTTCTCGTTTGTCGCATAATTTTCTTCGGTAGAATTAAGTGTCTTCGAAATAAATGTAATAGGTCTTCCGTCTTGGGATAAGACTGCCCCTACAGCAACATTGGATGCATCAGtagttaaaagtaattttttctcgaaatttgGTTGAACTAATTCAATTTGTTCCTGCAACGCTCTTTTTAAGGTTTCACAGGCTGCTATGCCTTCTTGTTCAagattaataattgttttcttaGACATATACTGCGAAATTTGACCATTTTCCCCCTTTAAGTGTTTTGTTAATGGTTTAGCAATTGTTGCATAATTCTCTATAAATTTCCTATAGTATCCCGTTAATCCTAAAAATCCTCTAAGTTGTCGTAACGTCTTAGGATAtgggtaattttttattgtttctactTTTTTGGGATCAGTTTTTATAACCTTATGAGATACAACGTATCCTAAAAATTCAACTTCGGtttctataaattttgatttttctatagATATTTTCATATGTGCTTTTTCGAGGGTTTTCACTATATATTTCAAATGGAATATATGTTCTTCTAGGGTTTTTGAGTATACTATTATGTCATCAACATATACGTGACAAAATTTTTCTATACATTCGTGTAATATATTATTCATTGCTCTCTGAAATATACTTGGAGCATTTTTAAGTCCGAATGGCATTCTTAAATATTCGTATTTTCCGTTATTTACAGAAAATGCTGTTTTCTCTATGTCCTTTTGCTCCATCAATATCTGATGAAATCCAGACTCTAAATCTATTGTGGAAAAGTATTTCGATTCTCCCAGATTAAAGAGAATCACCTCAGGATTAGGCATTGGATATCTGTCGGTTatagttttttcatttatttttttaaagtcaaTGACCATTCTTAATTTCGGACTTCCGTCTTCATTTATTCCTTTTTTAGGAACGACCCAAACGGGAGAATTATATGGGCTTTTACTATGCCGTATAATTCCTTTTTCTAGCAAACTTTCGATTtccttattaacaaaattattcgcAGATATTGAATAAGGATATTGTTTTGACCATATAGGTTTATCATCCTCAGTCCTAATTTCTGCTTTAATATCTGTTCTAAAAGGTAAATCCATGTTCACgttttgatgatgatgattaattattttaataacatcctTTCTTAACAGTGGGATGCAGATATGTTTTGTTTCCTTATCGTTATAAGCTAATTCTTTagacatttcaaaattatttatttttaaaatattatgagcatttgcttcatttattatttgtttattcgtAGTATcatttcttatttcattttggCATGATACAtctttttcgataattttgccaGTATTATCTTTGATAGGTGTCTCAAGATGTTTTCGTCCCAAGGGGTTTACTATAATTAAGTCactaagaaaatttattttctctgtTTTATTATCCCCGTAAATCAATGTtctgtttgggatatcaatcgTGGCTccgattttatttaagaaattaattccAATTAAAAGATCGCTTTCTAAATTGTCAATTTCATAAAAACGTTCCTGTATACCCAACAGATTGATATTATGAAAGTGTTTTATTATAGTTGAACCATGAATGGTTCTTACTCTCTTCTTaattactaaaatgtttttattatgataaattCCAGACCGTATATATGAGCTGGTTGCCCCTGTATCTATAAGAATTCTAAAGATTTGCCCCGTTTTTGTATCGGTTTTAATAACATAAGGCAAATCTGAGTTTACCCTAAAAAATGATTCTcaccaatattatttattctttgaatttttggcTGAGGTTGTGTGCTTATTTGTGCACTTTCAATTAACCTCTTTGGTATATTGGTTGGTCGATAATTGGTCTGCCAATTATACCTGTTACTTCTAACATCTGGTTGGTTTATTTGCATAGCACTGGGCCTATTTGTTAATTGGATTGATTGATCCACTTCCATTGGTTCTGTATGATTGGAATATATCTGGTATGAattattttggttgaaattccTTTGAGGGTACCTTAAATTATTCTGAAAATGCGGATATCTTCGATTAGCTTGAGGCTGGTTTCGTGAACCAATTTCATGGTTGTTTTTAGTAAATTGCAAAGCAAATTGGGATCGCAATTGGTTTGAATGAAGTTCTTGTGCTTTTGCAAGAGCATTTGGTAAATCGGTAGGTGTcaacgtaaataaaatttcgtttaaagGATAATTTAAACCTGTTATAAACGTTCTAAGCGCGGTTTCGCGGTTCTTTATATTCAATTGTTTCGTGATCTCGGAATTCGTTCCGTGTGTCATAatggttttattaattaataatgttaatttcTGATTAACTTCATTATAGTAATCAATTAAGGATTTTGATCCTTGTCGCATAATACTCATCTCTTGGCCAATCACATGAATTGGCCTTCTATCTGCATACGCAAAATCTAATCTAGAGAATATGGCTTCTAGGTTTAATACTGTGCCATGATTAGTTAAGATATCGTTGGCATTGCCTACAATTTTGTTTCGCAATATCGTTAGCGCCCCAAAATATCTCCTACTTCCTTCTATATAGAGACTCATAGAATTTTTTGCAGCTTCTCTCCAGCTGACATAAGATTTGCCAGAGAATTCTGGTAAAGACTTTATTATATCTAAATTTTCATTGCATGATATAGAATCGTTAATTTTCTGAGTTTCATACTCAGTTACATTTGTTGCATTAGTTAATGCTTTTAATTGATTATTCAACTGATCTATCTCAGTTCTTAAATTACTAGTTTGTGTAGCTATTATTCTAGCTATATCTTCTACTGTAAAATTATTGACTGccattttatcttttatttattttttttttttttcaattgtttctttctttattacctataatttatgtttattaaatatttattgttttgatcCTTTCTGGGAAAGGATACTCTTTTATTCTGGAGGGTCTGGGGTTCAGAATCGCAGAATTGAGTTTATATTATAAACCGGAGGGTCCCCCTTGCGGTGGTGAATCGCGgtttccaaatattttgttatccGTCTGGTCGAGCCttggattatttttttatttttataaagcttaaatactagtttgttgtattttttatatatttaatgtatcaataatataataattaatattgttgtCTTATGTACGGTCAGTTGTACAAGaggaattaatatttataataatttctactaagttgttgttgttgaagttgttgttattgctctgCCTTTGGGGGTTGGAGCTGCTCCTTCAATTGCCAACTTATTTCTATGAGTTGACTTTATATCTTACGCACTTTAAAAgtatgttgttgttctttttattaaaattaaattatttatttatccacTTGATTTTGTAAATGGATTGTTCCAAGAAATTGTGTGTGATGTATcacttttttaaaacaatttagttgcaaatttaaatatttcgttttgtttgctgtttttttttcgaaaatggattgattgtgtttttttttcacgttGCTTTAGTCACAAATCTTGTCTGGCTTATAACTTTATAACTTGCgcactttaaaaatatgttgttgttgttctttttattaaaattaaattatttatttatccacTTGATTTTGTAAATGGATTGTTGCAAGAAACTGTGTGTGATGTAtcacttttttaaaataatttggttgcaaatttaaatatttcgtttttttgctgttttttttcgaaaatggattgattgtgttttttttttatttttatttttttttttttctttttttctcgcGATTTCGCAATACTTGTttgcgtttgtttgtttttaaaccGAACCGTTTAAAACATTTTGGTCCATAGGAGTTTTTTATTCCTCCTGGCAGGATCGCCAATTAATTTCTTGACCTTATGTAaaaggtttttaataaataaaaaacgagtGTTTAGTCAAGCGACCGAAAAACGTCCGAGTCTTGGAAGAGACTGTCcgttttatctttattttacttacttttatacAATCCTGTTCTTAAGGCTAAgtacaaatattcttacaaTCTAATAGTCATCTTTTAAACATATGTTCCACTTTAGATGCGCTACATGTGGTAAATGAAAGGttcatcttacaatctaatgtgtGTGACGAATGTCCACTTAAGACCACGTGTGGTAAGTGAAAAGatcatcttacaatctaatgtgtACAACGAGTGTGTAACACGATTCTTAATAGTAGATGTGCCAATGACATATTGGACACATTTGTTTCGTAGTTCAAATTGTAAATATCTTATCGGTGGTGTTAacttgcaccttatcagttcttcgccgccgtatttgaatagctcggccggtaatccatcggcccccgccgctttgttgttcttcaagcgggtaattgctattcgaatttcttcatggtcgggtaatggaacatctattccatcgtcatcgattggggaatcgggttcgccatctcctggtgttgtactttcactgccattgagcaggtcggagaagtgttccctccataatcccagtgtgctctggacatccgttaccagattacctcctcggtccctacatgataatgctccggtcttgaaaccttctgtaaatcgcctcatcttttgataaaattttcgagcattacccatgtcggccagcttttcaagcttttcatactcacgcatttcggcctctttctttttatgtctgcaaatgcgtctcgcttccctctttagttctcgatatctatcccaccccgaacgtgttgtggtcgatcgcaacgttgcgaggtaggcagtctgttttctctccactgcggaacgacaattctcatcgtaccaactggttttttggcgttgccggagaccaattgtttcggctgcagcggtatgcaatgagtttgagatgccgttccacagctcccttatatcgagatgctgatgagtgctctcagagagcaggagtgcaagtcgagtagaaaatcgttcggctgtcggttgtgattgcagcttttcgacgtcgaaccttccttgtgtttgttaacgggcgttctttgctgcacagaggcgggtgcgtatcttcgctgcaaccagataatggtccgagtctatatttggtcctcggagcgtacgcacgtataaaacactggagacatgtcttccgtctatcacaagtagcttgatgtattttcttatgctggaatctggtactacagacgaccatatttcgggccccagcgaagtcgatcaacctcagaccgtttggcgatgtttcgtcatggaggctgaattttccgactgttgtgccaaagacaccttctttacacaCCCTGgcattaaaatcgccaagcacgactttgacatcgtggcgggggcagcgctcattgGTGCGTTCTAGGTGCTCATGGAAAgaatctttggtcacatcgtccttctcttccgttggggcgtgggcgcaaataagcgatatgttgaagaacctcgcttttatgcggattgtggctagacgttcatccaccggggtgaatgccaggactcgatgacggagtctctctcccactacaaatccaacaccaaatttgcgctcctttatatggccgctgtagtagatgtcacaaggacccaccttcttccgtccttgtcccgtccatcgcacttcttggatggcggtgatgtcagccttaagtcgtatgaggacatcaagcagctgggcagaggcaccttcccaattaagggtccggacattccaggtgcatgcccttatatcattatccttaaaacgtttgcaggggtcgtcatcaaaaggggggtgtctcatccgaggctttcgtagatttttcattggtacttcgtttgtATGtcgtgggtcccaagccctacgcacaaccgcataagcgggcttcgccttctcactttagctcgcctccaaacggatgtctgttagctacccaggggatacttggtctaaaaccggaagtcgtgagctgcttgagtcatatgcaaaagaatcgttcctggccactcccaagtgaatggcaatcagaaactttcctcacttgcgtgaacttctacatatgaccccatcccccaagaGATACCGTTTTAAAAATGGACTCTCGTCTAAATTCCATCGAGAATGCCCTTGCTGATaaggtaatttttatattataaacattttatttcctttttcgtTCAGccaaattaaaatcttttttttttatttcagatgcCTGAAAAATCTGAGATCCAAAAGTCCATTGGCCGCATCACCAGTGACATAGAGGATGAGGAGTACTTAGTACTCGCTGCCAAACTCCCTATGTCATCGGAAGAAACATTAAGCACTGTTGAATCTCTAATACAGACGAGGTCCAGTattagacaaaaaataattgtttattttaatatgaagATGCGGCTTTTGGTTAAGGCAAAGGGACACAAAGGCAATGTGCGGAGTCATGCGGTCATTGTTTGGGGACACACTAATAATTGATTACAATTTAGAGGGGAGAAGAAGAAAACCGCctttattaaaacttaaaagcattgatctcctttttggtaagatatataaaattttatatacaaaattcgtTATAACATAACTAACTAATTTATTTCAGATGCATTTCCAGAAATTCGAAAGGAGCAAATAATAAGGGACATAAGgcattatgttatgttaagccATGAGAGGAAGCAAATAAAGTTTTAAGGTGCTTTCACCAGACTGCTCTCTTTGTATTCTTTTTCCCTTGAAAACGAAAATCGAGAATCGTCAACATTTTCGAGGCGAGGCACGGGACTTGTACAATTGTGTACtttgaaaaacttaaattacATATAGCCACATAAATATGCAAAGGAAttttgttttaagaaaaaactttCTGCAAAATCAATTTCTgggatttcaatattttgaagtGCCCCTAAGGTTGGCCTTGGTAAACTTTGAAAGGTCTGCCAAGAAATATCAGTTATCAAAGCGTCATTGCAAACGCTTTGAAGGACGCTAGTGCTTAAACTTTCCCATTCTTCCTTCGGCAAAGGTTCGCAGTTTCCCTCAGTCACATAATTAACTGTCCTAAGGCCCCAGGACTTTCGGAAAAGGCTTGAGAACATGTACGGAGTAGTTCTCACATTAGTTCCGCCCCCCCTACGAATCTGTCCGAAATAATGCTCAAGTCTGTCTTGACAAAGGTTTCTTGTCTTAATATGTTCAAATCCTTTGGTGGACAAAAATTTCCACAATCGTAATAAGCTTTTTATATTGAGAAGCCATCCTTTAATAAAGGAGAATGTATTCGTGATGTCTCGACCTGAACTAtcactaatttttaaaaaactaaaaaacagctCGACTTCTCGAAGAAAATTTAGTTGTTCCGTACTTCCGAAAAATGGATCATTATACTTTCGTAGAGCTCCAAGACTACtattattaaatgtattaaaaatttgat belongs to Zeugodacus cucurbitae isolate PBARC_wt_2022May chromosome 6, idZeuCucr1.2, whole genome shotgun sequence and includes:
- the LOC128922734 gene encoding uncharacterized protein LOC128922734 is translated as MCIWYFNKLEFLGDQEMQTDGFCSFDESIDIEKMEDIFEIASDAVITEETVIERRRFSMTHDPGNVLQEVSPNNEQETLGQYEIYIYIFGVGTALSDYSRIHQSAPLIPPFCFLAPTGNTK